TGAGAATGTAAGAAAGGGTACTAAATAGAGTACAAGGAAAAGATAAAACAGTGCTGATCCATAATCTTTTAGGCACTGGTGTTAAGAATAGCTGTCAACTTCAACAAAACAGCCCCTGAActgttccccctccccccaaagaaTAGATTTGAGgggagatttttttcttccttaagtcATGTCTTTCCACAGGCTTAAGAGGCCTATTCATCTCAATCATGGAGTCATCCTCAAAGGGTCTGCTTACCCAGGTTACTCAGTTCTGGAACCTCTTAGATGATCTGGCTGAAAGTAACCCTGAGAGCTATCAGAAGTTCATTCAACAGCAGCTCAAGGAGGGGAAAGAGCTCTGTGCTGCCCCAGAACCACAGCTCTGTCTACAAACCAGGATCCTGGTATGTAGAGTTGGTGCCCAGAGAAAGGAATTCCTGATTGAAATGGTCCTGAAATAACCAGACAATGGCTTACCCTTAGCTATTACTACTTCTACATAAGAACATTGAGGGAAACTGTCACTCTGAATAATGGAAAATTGAATGTAATGTGAAAGACAGTGTTGATGGAATAAGAATGGGAATTTCATATTTGACACATTTTGGAGATTCCAAAATCAGTCATTTTTCTGctagaataaaaatcaaaagtaatGTAATTATTTAATAGAGAATAACATAGTTGgagatttttcaaataaagagaaCTTATTTGGTTGGGGAGGTAACTCTGTGATGAGTTACCtttaggatatttttaaaaattttaaaaactggattttGAGACATGCAAATTTTTTGCTTTCTAGAAACcgaaagaaaaattactttttatcaaCCTATGTCAGTGGAAAAGGATCCCAGCTCCACAATCAGCCACTCATCCAGTACCTCTAAGTATTGGCAGACCAGAAGATACATCTGAGACATCAGGTACATAGAATTATGGGAgagaaagcacattttaaaaattgggatgTGGGAATAAGCATGGGCCAGATTTTACTTGGTAAAAAGGCATTACATATTTGGTCATGGTATAGTCAATGAATAATAagggcccatggggttgcaaagagtcggacacaactgagcgactgaactgaactggataagGGTACTTTGTGAAAATTGAATACTATTTAATTTCCTAATAATATGagctattttaattcatttaaaatgccaAGAAATGCTCTAATTGGAATTGTATATATATagcaccattgtgattatctttgaAGATACAGAAATAGAATCTATACTTTTCCATCTTTATCAGGATATGACTTAAAATATTACCTGACGATATCATTACTAAAACAAATTGTCTTTATTTCACACCTTCTGAATTACACACACAGATGTTTACACAGTCATCGATGTTGCCTATCATCCTGATGTTCTCCAGGCAGCAGAGAAAGACCAAGTGAAAAAAGATCAACTGATACGGATGACCATGAGATGCATTGAGGAACAATTCCAGTTTACTCTCTCAAACTGTTACTATATTACCAAATTTAGAATAAAAGGAAGCAttcaaagaatgaaacaaaatctGATGGGAATCCAAACCAATCCCGCAGActtaagagagaaaatgagaaatggtAAGTTAATGAAATGTAATGGAAAGTGatctgatttaaaatgttttttgctTCTGGTGTACATTTTGCAAACTAGaaatctcaattttaaaagatgagaaatttacaatagaaaaatatataaagattagATATTAGAAATATTAGCATGTCCCAATATAGatgctggagaaagcaatggcaccccactccagtactcttgcctggaaaatcccatggacggaggagcttggtaggctgcagtccatggggtcgctaagagttggacacagctgagcaacttcactttcacttttcacttgcatgcactggagaaggaaatggcaacccactggtgttcttgcatggagaatcccagggatgggggagcctggtgggctgccatctatggggtcgcacagaatcggacattactaaagcgacttagtagcagcagcagcagcaacatagacaggggcttccctgatgactcagtggtaaaggactcacctgccaattcaagaggcATGGGTcagatccccaggtcaggaagatcccctggagaagaaaatggcaacccactccagtattcctgcctgggaaatcccatggacagagaagcctggcaggctacagtccataggatctcaaaagagtcggatacaatttcatgactaaacaacaacaacatagatgggcctagagattatcatacaaagcgAAGTAAATCAGaaggaggaagacaaataccatatgatatcgcttatgtgtggaatctaaaaaacgacacaaatgaacctatctaagAAACAGGCTCATAAAGAAAAGACTTGTGGTtgcaagggaaagagagaaatgggctgggaatttgggattcgcagatgcaaactattatatataggatgaataaacaacaaggtcctattgtatggcacaggaaactatattcaatatcctatgataaaccataatggaaaagaatatgaaaaacatatAACTGGGTCTTTTTGCTATTCCACAACCCTGTACAGCgacaatacttcaataaaattttaaaaaaatattagcaagtcCTGAAAGATAAATCCTGCAAACTTTTAAACCAGATTCTCTGGTTTAAGAATCTTTTAAGATTCCCAAACCAATTTCCCTGCAGCTTTGTCTGCCGTCTTGGCTAACACTGCCACTGTCACAGCACTGCCTGATAGTATTTCATGTGGATTAATTTTgtgatttcattttccttttttaaaataaagaactaacCCTTGAGAAGATAAGAAGCAGTACTGTGAGCAACTCAGATCAGTTTCCTCAACTTCTACTGCCAGAAAACCAAGTTTCAAGTAAAACAGCATGTCTGATAGAAGAGATTTCTAGTACAGAGATTGAAGTGGAGATGAAGAGACCAGCCTATGAATTAAAAATTGTGGCAGATCAGAATGAGAAACCtctgaaaattgaattaaaagttGAATTACCTGGTGTTAATTCAGTATCTCTCTGTGACCTTAGTGTTTCTGAGGTAAGCTGAACAGGTAATACTGTAAATTTCTATCAGTCAATAATCACTATGTTAtgctgcagtaaaaaaaaaaaactccacaatctcagtggcttaaaataatttGCTCAGGTTACATGTCAACTCATCCTGCTTTGCTCTGTGAGTGTTGCACATTTTAAGATACAAGGTGAAAGAACAATTTTCACTTTAGACAAGTCATTCTGATGGAAGAGGGAAATAGAAAGGGTGAAACCATGCAATAGATCCTAAAACTTCCTCTCAGATATGGAATCTATTGCTTATGCTCACATCGTATTGatcaaagtaagtcagaaggCCAAGTCCTACATCAGTATGGCTGGGAAGAACATTCTTCTCACAAGCAGTCACTGGAAGTTACATAATAAGGATGCATAAATCCTCTtataaaagaaaagcaacaatCTACAGTCTACCACAGTCCACCCTCTTGGTCACAAGTATTTGCTTCTTTTCCCAAGAAAAATATCTCCAATCCCAGTATCAGACTCTGAAGTGCAAGATTTTGCCATCATAATCTGCACTAGACAAAATTTGCATTAACTGCAATGACAAGTTATCTATTTCTGTAACCCCATGCATCAAACAATGTAGAATGGAGAGAGAATAACCACAATCAACAGTCTCAATTCAGAAACTGGAAAACTATAAGGCACACAGTAGTTATTGATACTCAGCAATTCTAAAATCCTGGTAGGCAGATAGTACAAGGGTCCCTTTCCCGGAGGTAGAGGATGTTCTTGCTGAGGTCCCTTGACAAGCTTCCTTGATTATCTAGCCTCCTAGTTCCATTATTTTCCATGACTTTTAGCTCCATTCTTTGggaggtttttttctctttcataatcTACCTTAGCCATGCCTGAAAAGAGCGTTGAAGACTATGCTGTCATTTGGTGCTGAGGAGCTTACTC
This genomic window from Bubalus bubalis isolate 160015118507 breed Murrah chromosome 16, NDDB_SH_1, whole genome shotgun sequence contains:
- the PIH1D2 gene encoding PIH1 domain-containing protein 2; translated protein: MESSSKGLLTQVTQFWNLLDDLAESNPESYQKFIQQQLKEGKELCAAPEPQLCLQTRILKPKEKLLFINLCQWKRIPAPQSATHPVPLSIGRPEDTSETSDVYTVIDVAYHPDVLQAAEKDQVKKDQLIRMTMRCIEEQFQFTLSNCYYITKFRIKGSIQRMKQNLMGIQTNPADLREKMRNELTLEKIRSSTVSNSDQFPQLLLPENQVSSKTACLIEEISSTEIEVEMKRPAYELKIVADQNEKPLKIELKVELPGVNSVSLCDLSVSEDDILIEVSEKYRLYLNLPESVDTEMTTAKFIKEKATLIVTMPLV